The following is a genomic window from Calliphora vicina chromosome 5, idCalVici1.1, whole genome shotgun sequence.
CAGACTTCAGCATTTTTTATGTGCGGCGGTGCTGGTtgttagtatttatatttttatattcatattttattttaagctattaatttgttttaaattcaattttttttttattattttcttaatttgtttatgaacTTTATTTAAGCTTTTGACCTTTTTGCTGTGTAATTtatctctttttttttggttgttgtttTGCCTGACTTCTTTTTCAAAagccatttcatatatttcatttacaatatatctaaatattttttatgaccTTGATTTAATCTTctgcataaaatatttatattcaattgatatttaattttttgtggttgtcagtttttttttaatttttttatcatttaaaattgaattttttttttatcatttgataAAATGCTAATTGTATTATTGGGATTtttcttatagtaaaacaaaacAGCAGTAGGAATTTTGTgttgcgttttatttatttactttagtttcatgatttatttatgtttatttcttGTATAAATAACCAGCATGGGATTTTAAACAAAAGCAATCAATGTATTGGAAAAAATGCGCTGTTTGCCTTCCCAGTTAACATTCTGGCTTGATAGCAAATTGAGAATGATTTTGAATCATTCCaatttcagttctagttcagttctagttccgttcagttctagttcagttctagttcagttctagttcagttctagttcagttctagttcagttccagttcagttctagttcagttctagttcagttctagttcagttctagttcagttctagttcagttctagttcagttctagttcagttctagttcagttctagttcagttctagttcagttctagttcagttctagttcagttctagttcagttctagttcagttctagttcagttctagttcagttctagttcagttctagttcagttctagttcagttctagttcagttctagttcagttctagttcagttctagttcagttctagttcagttctagttcagttctagttcagttctagttcagttctagttcagttctagttcagttctagttcagttctagttcagttctagttcagttctagttcagttctagttcagttctagttcagttctagttcagttctagttcagttctagttcagttctagttcagttctagttcagttctagttcagttctagttcagttctagttcagttctagttcagttctagttcagttctagttcagttctagttcagttctagttcagttctagttcagttctagttcagttctagttcagttctagttcagttctagttcagttctagttcagttctagttcagttctagttcagttctagttcagttctagttcagttctagttcaggttctagttcagattctagttcaggttctagttcaggttctagttcaggttcttgttcgggttctagttcaggttctagttcaggttctagttcaggttctggtTCAGCTTCTTGTtcgggttctagttcaggttctagttcaggttctagttcaggttctagttcaggttctagttcaggttctagttcaggttctaggtcatgttctagttcaggttctagttaaaacttttttttcaccaaacatttttttcaattcaaattttttccaccaacatttttattcatcataaatttaaatcaaattatatttagtaattataattataatcagttgcataaaaaaatgtaaatatttaagctAGAGATTTAACTTTGAAATGAATTAGGTTGGAAAAATCAAAcgtatttcaaattaaattcagTTCAAACTACTTCTTTTCAGACGACAATGCTATCCTATTAATAGGCCGGgtttttaatattcataatCATATTTAAGGTCAATTTacttatattaatttaatttcaaacacTAAAACTCGTTgttttctctttatttttttaaatataaattaaaactatttcattttataaaacaaaataaaatgaacaaatattaaaaatgcatgAACGTTgatcagttttttaaaaataaattatttccaacaagaaaataaacaaacatttcttCTTTTCCTTTTATCAATAGTTTTTCCAAATGTTCCTGCAGCTCCTGGTCTATTATGTGACGGTGAAGATCGTAAGTTACTTACACataatttcaaaacttaaataattcaatttttcTCTGTTATTTTTCCATACAACAGGCAGCATTTATCGACGGGGTGCCAGAAGATGGCGCAAACTGTATAGGGTTAATGGTCATATATTCCAAGCTAAACGTTTTAATAGAGTAAGCACAATTgttttccttttatttatttttattaaatttaatttgttgttcatttttttttgtattcattcATTTAGCGTGCATTTTGTGCTTATTGCCAAGATCGCATCTGGGGTTTGGGACGTCAAGGTTTCAAGTGCATACAATGCAAACTGTTGGTACACAAAAAATGTCATAAATTGGTGAAGAAACCCTGTTCGAACGAAGATGTCAAACCGTTGGTGCCCAAGGGTGTCGACGATGACTTCTCCGAACAGCTACCACAAATGCCACCACCCATACCCGACTATCCACCCATACATCCGGGTGCCGATGAGTCCTGCATCTCCTCGGATCCTGAGTATATGGCCTCGGCATCGAGTGGCGGTGTGGGCGGCCATATGGGCTCGCAAAATAAAGAGGAAATCGAAATGGGATCACAGCGTCAATTCTCGTTGGATGATTTCGAGTTGATACGTGTCATTGGTCGCGGCAGTTATGCCAAGGTGTTGATGGTGGAGCTGAAAAAGACTAGGCGCATTTATGCCatgaaagttattaaaaaggCCTTGGTAACCGATGACGAGGACATTGATTGGGTGCAAACGGAGAAACATGTTTTCGAAACAGCCTCAAATCATCCATTTCTGGTGGGTTTACATTCGTGCTTCCAGACGCCATCACGTCTATTCTTTGTTATTGAATTTGTGCGCGGCGGTGATCTTATGTATCACATGCAACGTCAGCGACGTTTGCCCGAGGAGCATGCCCGTTTCTATGCGGCCGAAATCAGTTTGGCTTTGAATTTCTTGCATGAGAAGGGCATTATCTATCGTGATCTGAAATTGGACAATGTGTTGTTGGATCATGAGGGTCATATTAAACTAACCGATTATGGCATGTGCAAAGAGGGTATACGTCCCGGTGACACCACTTCCACATTCTGTGGCACACCCAATTATATAGCTCCAGAAATTCTAAGGGGCGAAGATTATGGTTTCTCCGTAGATTGGTGGGCCTTGGGTGTCTTGCTGTATGAAATGTTGGCGGGTCGCAGTCCCTTCGATATAGCCGGGGCTTCTGAAAATCCCGATCAGGTAGAGTTCCTtggctttttttaaagaatttgtttataattaaattatatatttttttaatagaatactGAGGATTATCTGTTCCAAGTGATTTTGGAGAAAACCATACGTATACCACGTTCTTTAAGTGTTAAAGCTGCTTCGGTACTCAAAggtttcttaaacaaaaatccAGCCGATCGTTTGGGCTGCCATCGTGAGACCGCCtttatggatattaaaaatcaTCCCTTCTTCAAGGTTATCGACTGGGAAATGGTAAGTTTGTTATGTTATTTATATAACTTTCTTTTCGTTTATAACAGCCGAGTGAAATTTTgatgattataaatattttatttgttttacttgattatttgttatgatttttataataatgtttCAATTATATGTGTCTGTAATAAAACGCAAAAATCAATATAtatctatatacatacaaacaaacatatatGAAATTCCCCCCAATTTATAAGATTGCACGTAAGGAAGTACCACCACCATATATACCTACATTTGATCCTGGCGATCCTTTTATGACAACAAATTTTGACATTCAATTTACCAGAGAACCGGCTGAATTGACGCCAGATGATCCGtaagtttatttgtttagttGAACTGTGTGTGGTAAAGATTTTATAGCCTTCACACAAAACATGTTGTTTAAACAGCTTCCTTAatattcgttattttttttttctgtctctcttaaataacttataaacttttttaaatgaatgtctTAAAATGTGTTGAATGTTTGTgttgatttctttaaattttttagtttctttacctatttgattttctaaaatatttcatttcttaGCTGGGTTGAAGTACTGATTCAAAAAAGAAGATTTGGgtcttcaatttttaaatttaacattcaATTTAGATGAACAAATATACAGTGTACAGTGCTTAAGTATttcagttaaattttgttttcttacacaatgtttttatagatattaaactgattatacaaataaatttaaaactttctattaaaaaataaagagaaatttgaaaaaattttcaaaattatatatttccaCCTTTAATTTGATTCGAATTTTCTCATAGGAATACTTTTTGTATTCAGTAGTGTGTGGCATGGtatctagttcagttctagttcagttctagttcagttctagttcagttctagttcagcttctagttcagcttctagttcagcttctagttcagttctagttcagttctagttcagttctagttcagttctagttcagttctagttcagttctagttcagttctagttcagttctagttcagttctagttcagttctagttcagttctagttcagttctagttcagttctagttcagttctagttcagttctagttcagttctagttcagttttagttcagttctagttcagttctagttcagttctagttcagttctagttcagttctagttcagttctagttcagttctagttcagttctagttcagttctagttcagttctagttcagttctagttcagttctagttcagttctagttcagttctagttcagttctagttcagttctagttcagttctagttcagttctagttcagttctagttcagttctagttcagttctagttcagttctagttcagttctagttcagttctagttcagttctagttcagttctagttcagttctagttcagttctagttcagttctagttcagttctagttcagttctagttcagttctagttcagttctagttcagttctagttcagttctagttcagttctagttcagttctagttcagttctagttcagttctagttcagttctagttcagttctagttcagttctagttcagttctagttcagttctagttcagttctagttcagttctagttcagttctagttcagttctagttcagttctagttcagttctagttcaggttctggttcagcttctagttcaggttctaattcaggttctagttcaggttatagctcaggttctagttcagccTCTAATTCAGCttcaagttcaggttctagttcaagttcaggttctggttcagcttctagttcaggctctagttcaggatctagttcaagttctagtttaggttctagttcaggttctagctcAGCCTCTAGTTCAgcatctagttcaggttcaagttcagtttctagttcaggttctagttcagcctctagttcagcttctagttcaggttctggtTCAGCTTCTTGTTCAGGCTCCAGTTCAGTGCTAGTTAAAGTTCAGTTATAATTCCTTCCTTTGACGAATAGTTAAAATGGTTgcttattattatataaagtgCTTGAAATAGAACCTGTTACGAGATTAGTTCTGTATAAGTGCGTTTACCTGTAGGGGAAGGATAgaaacgatttaaattttgtttaattatactTTTTCTTGAATAGATTTCGATTATCGATTAtatctttttagttttttttcaattacaacTATTTGCAAACATTCAATTGACATTCAATATATTACTCTAAAACACAATACTACTACTGCTTTTAATTgagtttctttaaataaaaccaaaatgaatataAATGTTACTTGTTTCTAAATAtaactattttaaataatcttaACCGGAAGCATGTTTATAAACCCCAATcccatttaattttataaacaaaatgaatGTCTGGCTTTAAACCATATTTATTAAGCAAACATATAAATGTTTACATTAAGTCTACTCAAAAAGGTCAACTACTAAATCAAATAGGGTATGTTAAATGgatcataaacaaattcaatataaaaaacaattacaaatcaTCTTCCTAGTGCATtcacataaacaaaaatctaagaatatcttttaaacttttaataatcatcaatttttcattattatgttttattattcttatatttattttccaattaagtttgaaaattttttatttttatattaattttgttactaaattgttaaatttattgttttatttttattaattttataaaaaaaattcctcaTTCATTCATGCTTTACTTTCATGTTCATAatgattaaaaatcaaaaacaaaacaaaaaaaaaattgcttcaaaataaacaaaagcttGCCTATAAGCAAGTTACACCACCATTTAAGCCACGTTTAGATTCAGATCGTGATTTGGCCAATTTCCCACCAGAATTTACAGGCGAAGCGGTACAATTAACACCAGATGATGAGTAAGTTGTAGATACAATATTTCTTTTGGtagatttattttgaaaaactaataactaatatttaaatgtttcttttaatatttttaaaatatattataaaaaaaaaactaaatttcagtGCTTTTTGGGGTtttatattaattgtttttttcatatcttgtgtttttatttataaaaaaaattatagtcgTGTTATTGATAATATAGATCAATCAGAGTTTGAAGGTTTCGAATATGTTAATCCATTGCTAATGTCTTTGGAAGACGAAGTTTGACATCACGAGTTTTGTGACTTACATCCCTATAATATGCGTGTAAGTATTTACATAATATGAGTGATCTTCAGCTGGAAGATCAAACATTCTgcagtttaattaaaatatgttttttgttttaaatttattgcagcTTTATGGCGAAGATTCCAGTGACTACGATTCAGTTGCTGATGATTTAAGTTTATTACGTTTAAATGCtcctaataataatttaattacacatttaaataattatactaATAACGATCACCAACAACCACAACAGCCACAACAACAAttacatcaacatcatcatttaCATCATGAGCAATTACATTCGCATGATCCTCAATATCAAGAacaacatcagcagcagcatcatccacaacaacaacagcagcaaccaCAACAACATTCACATAATggtaacaataataatacacataatgcaaacaataataaaagtttattacagCACATGTTTTGCCTTCCATTAAACTAATCTAAAcgaaatattgaacaaaaaaccaaaccaaaatcaaacaaaacaatatgTTCTATTAACAACTACTATTAACAACTAAACAGCAACATCTACCCGAACATCATGAATTCAGAAACAGAAAGAAAGAATGAAAGAAAGAAAAGTATTGAAATTCTAACTATAACTACTAACTACCATTGTATTTCCatactacaaaaacaaaacaaattccaTTTATCATCATTTTAAACTAAGAGAGGAAGGACACTTTAAAAGCAAAAtagtaagaaaacaaaaaatcactcagtataaaaaagatttcaagaaagtaacaaaatatattaaatatttataataataataataaaacaaaacacacaacaacaaaaaaaagtatgtaataaTAAAACGTTAACGTAAAAGACATGTATGTACACATTTTTCTATTCCACAACAACGCATTAACTCTTAAGATTATATAGATTCGTTTATAATGATGCATAATGAGCCTAAAGTTtattaagaacaaaacaaattacagtataaaatatttagttgtaacgatacatattattattattgttatttgaaaaCAGTTCTAGagttaagttaaaaaaatgagACTAAAATATATAAAGCTTTGAAAATTTACTGAAATCTAGGAAaattctagttcaagttctgttctagttcaagttcaagTTCAAGTtcaagttctgttctagttcaagttctgttctagttcaagttctgttctagttctagttctgttctagttctgttctagttctgttctagttctgttctagttctgttctagttctgttctagttctgttctagttctgttctagttctgttctagttctgttctagttctgttctagttctgttctagttctgttctagttctgttctagttctgttctagttctgttctagttctgttctagttctgttctagttctgttctagttctgttctagttctgttctagttctgttctagttctgttctagttctgttctagttctgttctagttctgttctagttctgttctagttctgttctagttctgttctagttctgttctagttctgttctagttctgttctagttctgttctagttctgttctgttctagttctgttctagttctgttctagttctgttctagttctgttctagttctgttctagttctgttctagttctgttctagttctgttctagttctgttctagttctgttctagttctgttctagttctgttctagttctgttctagttctgttctagttctgttctagttctgttctagttctgttctgttctagttctgttctagttctgttctagttctgttctagttctgttctagttctgttctagttctgttctgttctgttttagttctagttctgttctagttctgttctagttctgttctagttctgttctagttctgttctagttctgttctagttctgttctagttctgttctagttctgttctagttctgttctagttctgttctagttctgttctagttctgttctgttttagttctagttctgttctagttctgttctagttctgttctagttctgttctagttctgttctagttctgttctagttctgttctagttctgttctagttctgttctagttctgttctagttctgttctagttctgttctagttctgttctagttctgttctagttctgttctagttctgttctagttctgttctagttctgttctagttctgttctagttctgttctagttctgttctagttctgttctagttctgttctagttctgttctagttctgttctagttctgttctagttctgttctagttctgttctagttctgttctagttctgttctagttctgttctagttctgttctagttctgttctagttctgttctagttctgttctagttctgttctagttctgttctagttctgttctagttctgttctagttctgttctagttctgttctagttctgttctagttctgttctagttctgttctagttctgttctagttctgttctagttctgttctagttctgttctagttctgttctagttctgttctagttctgttctagttctgttctagttctgttctagttctgttctagttctgttctagttctgttctagttctgttctagttctgttctagttctgttctagttctgttctagttctgttctagttctgttctagttctgttctagttctgttctagttctgttctagttctgttctagttctgttctagttctgttctagttctgttctagttctgttctagttctgttctagttctgttctagttctgttctagttctgttctagttctgttctagttctgttctagttctgttctagttctagttctgttctagttctgttctagttctgttctagttctgttctagttctgttctagttctgttctagttctgttctagttctgttctagttctgttctagttctgttctagttctgttctagttctgttctagttctgttctagttctgttctagttctgttctagttctgttctagttctgttctagttctgttctagttctgttctagttctgttctagttctgttctagttctgttctagttctgttctagttctgttctagttctgttctagttctgttctagttctgttctagttctgttctagttctgttctagttctgttctagttctgttctagttctgttctagttctgttctagttctgttctagttctgttctagttctgttctagttctgttctagttctgttctagttctgttctagttctgttctagttctgttctagttctgttctagttctgttctagttctgttctagttctagttctgttctagttctgttctagttctgttctagttctgttctagttctgttctattctagttctgttctagttctgttctagttctgttctagttctgttctagttctgttctagttctgttctagttctgttctagttctgttctagttctgttctagttctgttctagttctgttctagttctgttctagttctgttctagttctgttctagttctgttctagttctgttctagttctgttctagttctgttctagttctgttctagttctgttctagttctgttctagttctgttctagttctgttctagttctgttctagttctgttctagttatgttctagttatgttctagttctgttctagttctgttctagttctgttctagttctgttctagttctgttctgttctgttctgttctgttctgttctgttctgttctgttctgttctgttctagttctgttctagttctgttctgttctagttctgttctagttctgttctagttctgttctagttctgttctagttctgttctagttctgttctagttctgttctagttctgttctagttctgttctagttctgttctagttctgttcttttctttttattctaTAACTCGCCTGTGAGGGTTGTAGTTCCATTTTGCAATTGAAGGGTTTTCCTATAATAATCTTTCAATATGACAGAATAGCGAATACCATTGACGGAGACATGGGGTCAAAAATATCACTTCTAACAGAAATgtgattaaaatttattgatttgaaTAAGATGTGATATTTTCGTGGATGATGACTATAGCCATGTTACGGTCAATGGCGTTCGCTCTCTTGCCatgttgaaagattatttttgGTTCAGTTTTTGAGGATGCAATTGAGTCTATTGGAAAACATGAGGGTTAGTTGCTGTCCAATATCTGTTTGACAGATATTTTGACATTGCTACATCATTAAGCTTAAGAGTTTATGGAGTTTAGCTTAGATCTATTTGAAATAGTTTCAAGAAGGTGGCTATTGAAAAATCAAACCAAAACTCCGTTTTATTAATGTGTCATTTGGGTTAATATGCtgattaaataaattacaaataatattgttttgGGATTGTTTTGAAGCCTGGTATTAAAGTAGATTCAATTTAACAAGATCCATTTGTGTGTTGATatcaaatttctaaattaaaattagataacTTAAGGAGCTTAATTTCGGAAATTTCagcaaaatctattttttagttGAATTAAGAGTCCTCAAAGTTCTTAGAAACTTAGGACCTGGGAAAcaagtttaacatttttgtatgaataattttaaatttatttttcgggTCATACACATTTCTAAATTCTCTTTCTTTTTTAGCCCAGAactgttttcaaataattcgtgaaaaatttaaaacaaaacaaattctcTTTCTATGATgaattaactgaaaaaaatgaagtATATAAAGGACTTTACTAATGCAATAGCTTatgattaaaaacaacaacaaaaacaaaaaaaactaataagtttttatatgttacaaattattattaaatgtcTGTATTATTGtgtgagtattttttttaaaaaaaactagtttaaaaaaaaaattaagtatataaataaaaatctttattctaaataaaaacaaaaaacaaacaaaaaaaaaaacgttttccgtctcaatattttaattaatttataaagtttaattgcaaacaaaatctatatatttgaaagcaaaacaaaattataccCCCTTGTATTGTTTAATAAGACtctaaagtaaataaattaataaagattttgaaacaacaTTCCTTTTAACAactatttaacttttaaaactaatttaatagtttatattCTAATTATTCTTTGTTTCTATGTGTATGTacttataacaaacaaaaaaatcattttaaagttttgtttttaatttttatgttctaCATATATATGTTATTATTTAAGATTACTTCATatataca
Proteins encoded in this region:
- the aPKC gene encoding atypical protein kinase C isoform X3, coding for MAWGYWSATTVDRGRSPRRNTQSTPLPINLQQPEEEPCVTTTTTAAAAAAAVTQPSTTTNASNTCPNTPSGTQANLCYSPTCRSRCSSPCPGSPCPGSPCGSITPPPPPPPPHPLTSSQQYLHQHSNKNCPAAQQMFAADDYPSRRQSLDRLDSPQANQLSDIMCRGAVVSSIQSANNTLTRGVSLHSRSGSAHGSIHGGGSHHGSHGAVGPGSAHGSMGCLQGSTGHLVNVVHGSSGSVGMLAGGPIDTGDYDVPHPHPYTHHYMQTSSSITPPHSTMSLIGSRPGSAGPCPGHDSGSDSSQGCGSIMASGVGGHIGHMSAHLVGMAGGHHHTHSGGSGSLGRCSSRCHNTTTTTTDDSGGGSGGSVFGSGPCMGGLEQATSHQHHHIVRHGSAGSGLNGCGSGGSGGRNSSLSTIHNGHGHHQYHHECIHYERLPIPVPIPTVPTTHQQLQSEEEIEPAYATVFPNVPAAPGLLCDGEDRSIYRRGARRWRKLYRVNGHIFQAKRFNRRAFCAYCQDRIWGLGRQGFKCIQCKLLVHKKCHKLVKKPCSNEDVKPLVPKGVDDDFSEQLPQMPPPIPDYPPIHPGADESCISSDPEYMASASSGGVGGHMGSQNKEEIEMGSQRQFSLDDFELIRVIGRGSYAKVLMVELKKTRRIYAMKVIKKALVTDDEDIDWVQTEKHVFETASNHPFLVGLHSCFQTPSRLFFVIEFVRGGDLMYHMQRQRRLPEEHARFYAAEISLALNFLHEKGIIYRDLKLDNVLLDHEGHIKLTDYGMCKEGIRPGDTTSTFCGTPNYIAPEILRGEDYGFSVDWWALGVLLYEMLAGRSPFDIAGASENPDQNTEDYLFQVILEKTIRIPRSLSVKAASVLKGFLNKNPADRLGCHRETAFMDIKNHPFFKVIDWEMLAYKQVTPPFKPRLDSDRDLANFPPEFTGEAVQLTPDDDRVIDNIDQSEFEGFEYVNPLLMSLEDEV